Proteins encoded by one window of Azoarcus sp. PA01:
- a CDS encoding hemolysin family protein, protein MSVTNQILVIALLIGISAFFSIAEISLAASRKIKLRLMAQQGNAVAERVLALQENPGHFFTVVQIGQNAVAILGGIVGESTLSPAVAQLIGVVYDGPMLESVSFVLSFVIVTSLFVLFSDLVPKRLGMTSPERVATAVVAPMRFCVLAFAPLVWFFDGLANVLFRLFKLPNVRTENITSAEIVAMVDVGAQTGALLKQERQLIVNVFELDSRTVPSAMTNRESIVYFTLNETEDSIRGKLVAQTHAKFPVCESTIDTVVGYVDSKDIFARILSGQKLSLRADPVVRNALVIPDTLTLFEALERFRAAREDFAMIVNEYALIVGLLTLQDIMNTVMGELGSAFQEELIVKRDEGSWLIDGITPIEDVMQALGITEFVGHENYETIAGFMMYMLRKVPKRTDSVSYRDYKFEVVDIDNYRIDQLLVTRAPAAKE, encoded by the coding sequence GTGAGTGTCACGAATCAGATTCTTGTCATTGCGCTGCTGATCGGGATCAGCGCGTTCTTTTCGATCGCGGAAATTTCGCTCGCCGCTTCGCGCAAGATCAAGTTGCGCCTGATGGCCCAGCAGGGCAATGCGGTCGCCGAGCGCGTGCTCGCGCTGCAGGAGAATCCGGGTCATTTTTTCACGGTCGTGCAGATCGGGCAGAATGCGGTGGCGATCCTCGGCGGCATCGTCGGCGAATCGACGCTGTCACCGGCGGTCGCGCAACTGATCGGCGTGGTCTACGACGGGCCGATGCTCGAATCGGTGAGCTTTGTTTTGTCGTTCGTCATCGTCACTTCGCTTTTCGTGCTGTTCTCCGATCTCGTGCCCAAGCGCCTCGGCATGACTTCGCCCGAACGTGTCGCGACCGCGGTCGTCGCGCCGATGCGTTTCTGCGTGCTCGCGTTCGCGCCGCTGGTGTGGTTCTTCGATGGCCTCGCGAATGTGCTGTTTCGCTTGTTCAAGCTGCCGAACGTGCGTACCGAGAACATCACCTCCGCCGAGATCGTCGCGATGGTCGACGTCGGGGCGCAGACCGGCGCGCTGCTCAAGCAGGAGCGCCAGCTGATCGTGAACGTCTTCGAGCTCGATTCGCGCACCGTGCCGTCGGCGATGACGAACCGTGAGAGCATCGTCTATTTCACGCTGAACGAGACCGAGGACAGCATCCGCGGCAAGCTCGTCGCGCAGACGCATGCGAAATTTCCGGTGTGCGAGAGCACGATCGACACGGTCGTCGGCTACGTCGACTCGAAGGACATTTTCGCGCGCATCCTGTCCGGGCAGAAGCTGTCGCTGCGCGCCGATCCGGTCGTGCGCAACGCGCTGGTGATCCCCGACACGCTGACGCTGTTCGAGGCGCTGGAGCGTTTTCGCGCCGCGCGCGAGGACTTCGCGATGATCGTCAACGAATATGCGCTGATCGTCGGCCTGCTGACGCTGCAGGACATCATGAATACCGTCATGGGCGAGCTCGGCAGCGCGTTTCAGGAGGAGCTGATCGTCAAGCGTGACGAAGGCTCGTGGCTGATCGACGGCATCACGCCGATCGAAGACGTGATGCAGGCACTCGGCATCACTGAATTCGTCGGCCACGAGAATTACGAGACGATCGCCGGCTTCATGATGTACATGCTGCGCAAAGTGCCGAAGCGGACCGATTCGGTGAGCTATCGCGACTACAAGTTCGAGGTCGTCGACATCGACAATTACCGCATCGACCAGCTGCTGGTCACGCGCGCGCCGGCGGCGAAGGAGTGA
- a CDS encoding aldehyde dehydrogenase family protein, translated as MDVTPLLARLGVATDELECGELPVRSPIDAQIIARLAPHTPAHAGVALDRAQQAFFAWRDVPPPRRGEVVRQYGNLLRRHKADLGELVSIEAGKIRQEGLGEVQEMIDICDFAGGLSRQLHGLTIASERPGHRMIEQWHPAGVVGVVSAFNFPAAVWAWNAALAWVCGDSVVWKPSPRTPLTALACAALFDSLRAEFDELPQGLLEVLVGGNELATLLADDRRIAVLSATGSTEMGKALAPRVAARLGRSILELGGNNAAIVCPSADLTLAERAILFAAAGTAGQRCTSLRRLIVHESIADALRERLRTAWGRITVGNPLDPATLVGPLIDAAAGAKMDRALGQARAAGGTVCGGEAVSVPGCEDACYRRPALVEMPEQTALVKAETFAPILYVLRYRTLGEAIALHNDVPQGLASSIFTRDLTESERFLSATGSDCGIANVNIGPSGAEIGGAFGGEKDTGGGRESGSDAWKAYMRRATCTINYSGALPLAQGIRFELDD; from the coding sequence ATGGACGTCACCCCCTTGCTCGCGCGACTCGGCGTCGCGACGGACGAGCTCGAATGCGGCGAGCTGCCGGTACGCAGCCCGATCGATGCACAAATCATCGCGCGGCTTGCACCGCATACGCCTGCGCACGCCGGCGTCGCGCTCGATCGCGCGCAGCAGGCTTTTTTCGCTTGGCGCGACGTACCGCCACCGCGGCGCGGCGAAGTGGTGCGGCAGTATGGCAACCTGTTGCGCCGGCACAAGGCCGATCTCGGCGAGCTCGTGTCGATCGAAGCCGGCAAGATCCGCCAGGAAGGCCTCGGCGAAGTGCAGGAGATGATCGACATCTGCGACTTCGCCGGCGGCCTGTCCCGACAACTCCACGGCTTGACGATCGCGAGCGAGCGCCCCGGCCACCGCATGATCGAGCAGTGGCACCCGGCAGGGGTCGTCGGCGTCGTCTCGGCATTCAACTTCCCCGCCGCGGTGTGGGCGTGGAACGCGGCGCTGGCGTGGGTGTGCGGCGACAGCGTGGTGTGGAAACCGTCACCGCGAACGCCGCTCACGGCCCTCGCGTGTGCAGCGCTGTTCGATTCGCTGCGCGCGGAATTCGACGAGCTGCCGCAAGGCCTGCTCGAAGTGCTGGTCGGCGGCAACGAGCTCGCGACCCTGCTCGCCGACGACCGGCGCATCGCGGTCCTCTCGGCGACCGGTTCGACCGAGATGGGCAAGGCGCTCGCGCCGCGCGTCGCAGCCCGGCTCGGCCGCTCGATCCTCGAACTGGGCGGCAACAACGCTGCGATCGTCTGCCCGAGCGCCGACCTGACGCTTGCCGAACGCGCGATCCTGTTCGCTGCCGCCGGCACCGCCGGCCAGCGCTGCACGAGCCTGCGCCGGCTGATCGTGCATGAATCGATCGCCGATGCGCTGCGCGAGCGCCTGCGCACCGCGTGGGGACGGATCACGGTCGGCAATCCGCTCGATCCGGCGACGCTCGTCGGGCCGCTGATCGATGCCGCAGCGGGTGCAAAAATGGACCGGGCGCTTGGCCAGGCGCGAGCCGCGGGCGGCACGGTGTGCGGCGGCGAGGCGGTCAGCGTGCCGGGATGCGAGGACGCGTGCTATCGCCGCCCCGCGCTCGTCGAAATGCCGGAGCAGACTGCGCTCGTGAAAGCCGAGACTTTCGCGCCGATCCTGTATGTCCTGCGCTATCGCACGCTGGGCGAGGCGATCGCGCTGCACAACGACGTGCCGCAAGGGCTCGCGTCATCGATCTTCACGCGGGACCTGACCGAATCCGAGCGCTTCCTGTCCGCGACCGGCAGCGACTGCGGCATCGCGAACGTGAACATCGGGCCGTCGGGCGCCGAGATCGGCGGCGCGTTCGGCGGTGAAAAAGACACCGGCGGCGGCCGGGAATCCGGCTCGGATGCGTGGAAAGCCTACATGCGGCGCGCGACCTGCACGATCAACTACTCCGGCGCGCTGCCGCTGGCCCAGGGGATCCGCTTCGAGCTCGACGACTGA
- a CDS encoding SAM-dependent methyltransferase, which yields MPDIRPGQSIELLKELHILTRDGKLNQDSRRKLKQVYHLYNFIEPLLEEVMSARGELTLADHGAGKSYLGFILYDLFLKTREGGQTGGHIYGIETRDELVAKSRELAARLDFGRMSFLNLSVEDSIESPELPEQIDIVTALHACNTATDDAIRFALQKRARFIVLVPCCQAEVAAALRRHKNESFGKTPLSELWRHPIHTREFGSQLTNVLRCLLLESHGYQLTVTELVGWEHSMKNELIIARATGQPRGNAQQRLAQILAELNLDELRGRFAY from the coding sequence CTGCCCGATATCCGGCCCGGCCAGTCGATCGAACTGCTGAAGGAACTCCACATCCTGACGCGCGACGGCAAGCTCAACCAGGACAGCCGGCGCAAGCTCAAGCAGGTCTATCACCTGTACAACTTCATCGAGCCGCTGCTCGAAGAAGTGATGAGCGCGCGCGGCGAGCTGACCCTCGCCGACCACGGCGCCGGCAAGTCGTATCTCGGCTTCATCCTCTATGACCTGTTCCTGAAAACGCGCGAAGGTGGCCAGACCGGCGGTCACATCTACGGCATCGAGACACGCGACGAACTGGTCGCGAAGTCGCGCGAACTCGCGGCGCGGCTCGACTTCGGGCGCATGAGTTTCCTGAACCTGTCGGTCGAGGACTCGATCGAGTCGCCCGAACTGCCCGAACAGATCGACATCGTCACCGCGCTGCACGCGTGCAACACCGCGACCGACGACGCGATCCGCTTCGCGCTGCAAAAGCGTGCCCGCTTCATCGTGCTCGTGCCGTGCTGCCAGGCCGAAGTCGCGGCCGCGCTGCGCCGGCACAAGAACGAGTCGTTCGGCAAGACGCCACTGTCCGAGCTCTGGCGCCACCCGATTCACACGCGCGAATTCGGCAGCCAGCTGACGAACGTGCTGCGCTGCCTGCTGCTCGAATCCCACGGCTATCAGCTCACGGTGACCGAGCTCGTCGGCTGGGAGCATTCGATGAAGAACGAGCTGATCATCGCGCGGGCGACGGGCCAGCCGCGGGGCAACGCGCAGCAGCGACTGGCGCAGATCCTCGCCGAACTGAACCTCGACGAGCTTCGCGGCCGTTTTGCGTATTGA
- a CDS encoding DUF1415 domain-containing protein: protein MNRDKVLAATRQWLEKVVIGLNLCPFAKSVYVKNQVRIVVSDARHVDAFLEELDRELDFLAAADPEEVDTTLLVHPTLFPDFLDFNEIVGIAEEAVAEHELEGVLQVASFHPRFRFEGTGEDDIENYTNRSPYPTLHLLREDSIERAVAAYPDAETIPERNIETMHRLGHEGWKALGIADGSEDDAP, encoded by the coding sequence ATGAATCGTGACAAGGTGCTCGCGGCGACGCGGCAGTGGCTGGAGAAAGTGGTGATCGGACTCAACCTGTGTCCGTTCGCGAAGTCGGTGTATGTGAAGAACCAGGTGCGCATCGTCGTCAGCGACGCGCGCCACGTCGACGCGTTCCTCGAAGAGCTCGACCGCGAACTCGATTTCCTCGCCGCCGCCGATCCTGAAGAAGTCGATACGACGCTGCTCGTGCATCCGACGCTGTTCCCCGATTTCCTGGATTTCAACGAGATCGTCGGCATCGCCGAGGAAGCCGTTGCCGAGCACGAGCTCGAAGGCGTCCTGCAGGTCGCGAGCTTCCATCCGCGCTTCCGCTTCGAAGGCACGGGCGAGGACGACATCGAGAACTACACGAACCGTTCGCCGTACCCGACGTTGCATCTGCTGCGCGAGGACAGCATCGAGCGCGCGGTCGCCGCGTACCCGGATGCCGAGACGATCCCCGAGCGCAACATCGAGACGATGCACCGCCTCGGCCACGAAGGCTGGAAAGCGCTCGGCATTGCCGACGGCAGCGAGGACGACGCACCGTGA
- the ylqF gene encoding ribosome biogenesis GTPase YlqF: MSIQWFPGHMTSARKKAAETMALTDVVIEVLDARIPEASSNPMIHELRRHRQRVCLKVLNKADLADPLATRAWLDFFNSQEGVKAVALSCKKPGDVARVPGLCQALAPHRNDGTKLLRIMIMGIPNVGKSTLMNALLKRRVAKVGDEPAVTKSQQTFDLGSHMTITDTPGLMWPKIAHDSDGFMLAASHAIGRNAVIDEEVATFLGDLLLERYPALLAARYGIAPERLEALDGVGLIETIAARRGCRLKGGAPDLEKASQIFLNDYRSGVLGRISLETPESRRQMLSAATSGASRADETVGPEA; the protein is encoded by the coding sequence ATGTCGATCCAGTGGTTTCCCGGTCACATGACTTCGGCGCGCAAGAAAGCGGCCGAAACGATGGCGCTGACCGACGTCGTCATCGAGGTGCTCGATGCCCGCATCCCCGAAGCGAGCAGCAATCCGATGATCCACGAGTTGCGCCGGCACCGTCAGCGCGTGTGCCTCAAGGTGCTCAACAAGGCCGACCTCGCCGATCCTCTCGCTACGCGCGCGTGGCTGGATTTCTTCAACAGCCAGGAAGGGGTCAAGGCGGTCGCGCTGTCGTGCAAAAAGCCGGGAGACGTCGCACGCGTGCCCGGTCTGTGCCAGGCGCTCGCGCCGCACCGCAACGACGGCACGAAGCTGCTGCGCATCATGATCATGGGCATCCCGAACGTCGGCAAATCGACGCTGATGAACGCGCTCTTGAAGCGCCGCGTCGCGAAAGTCGGCGACGAGCCGGCGGTGACGAAGTCGCAGCAGACGTTCGACCTCGGTTCGCACATGACGATTACCGACACGCCCGGCCTGATGTGGCCGAAGATCGCGCACGACTCCGACGGGTTCATGCTCGCCGCGAGTCACGCAATCGGACGCAACGCCGTCATCGACGAGGAGGTCGCGACGTTCCTCGGCGACCTGCTGCTCGAGCGTTACCCGGCGCTGCTCGCGGCGCGCTACGGCATCGCGCCCGAACGCCTCGAGGCGCTCGACGGCGTCGGCCTCATCGAGACGATCGCGGCACGGCGCGGCTGCCGGCTCAAAGGTGGCGCGCCGGATCTCGAAAAAGCTTCGCAGATCTTCCTCAACGATTACCGCAGCGGCGTGCTGGGACGAATCAGTCTGGAAACGCCCGAAAGCCGTCGGCAGATGCTGTCGGCAGCAACATCCGGTGCGTCTCGGGCCGATGAGACGGTCGGGCCGGAGGCCTAG
- a CDS encoding sel1 repeat family protein — protein MHTGTRPYRCRACTHRFHAPERKRSRWRDGASFAVPVLLTVAAIATVIVVGARTGDEMPAENLPGVPIPIDPYTLRAAKEGDAAAQLRIAKTLLLDATSDRSQSLEAVRWLRAAADSEHPGAMVELGKLYRSGFGVLQDYDQAARWIRTAAARGNADGMLELGRLYRDGIGFPRDPVRAYVWFNRAAAALNIEAVRDRDEIARSLDADELKQAQAQSSKVESGEVEAIPVKERNR, from the coding sequence GTGCACACGGGCACGCGTCCGTATCGGTGCCGCGCCTGCACGCATCGCTTCCATGCGCCCGAGCGCAAGCGGTCCCGCTGGCGGGACGGCGCATCGTTCGCAGTGCCGGTGTTGCTGACGGTGGCGGCGATCGCCACGGTGATCGTCGTCGGCGCCAGAACCGGTGACGAAATGCCGGCCGAGAACCTTCCGGGCGTGCCGATTCCGATCGATCCCTACACGCTGCGCGCGGCCAAGGAAGGGGATGCGGCCGCACAGCTGCGAATTGCGAAAACGCTGCTGCTCGACGCCACGAGCGACCGCTCGCAGTCGCTGGAGGCCGTTCGCTGGCTGCGGGCGGCAGCGGACAGCGAACATCCGGGAGCGATGGTGGAACTCGGAAAACTCTATCGCAGCGGCTTCGGCGTGTTGCAGGACTACGACCAGGCGGCCCGATGGATCCGCACCGCGGCAGCGCGCGGCAACGCCGACGGCATGCTCGAGCTGGGCCGGCTGTATCGCGACGGCATCGGTTTTCCGCGCGACCCGGTGCGCGCTTACGTGTGGTTCAACCGCGCCGCCGCGGCTCTCAACATAGAGGCCGTGCGCGACCGCGACGAGATCGCGCGCAGCCTCGACGCGGATGAGCTGAAGCAGGCGCAGGCGCAGTCGTCGAAAGTGGAATCCGGCGAGGTCGAAGCGATCCCCGTCAAGGAACGCAATCGTTAG
- a CDS encoding sulfate ABC transporter substrate-binding protein, whose amino-acid sequence MNKFSALLLAAGLALATGAHAQSNLLNVSYDVARDVYKDYNPLFQKHWKEKTGETVEIRQSHAGSSKQARAVADGLEADVVTMNQATDVDFLAEKGLVATDYAKRFPDNASPYTSTMVFIVRKGNPKGIKDWNDIAKPGAMQLIIPHPKNTGNGRYSYLAAWGYALKQPGGNDKTAQEFVGNWLKNAPLFGSGGRDATTTFMQRRIGDVLVTFESEAELIAKEFGRGEFEVVYPSLSILAEFPVAVVEKVVDKKGTRELARAYLEYLWSKEGQENAAKNYLRPRDPEVMKKYAAAFPPIKTFTVDEVFGGWSKAAATHFKDGGTFDQIYVQK is encoded by the coding sequence ATGAACAAATTTTCCGCTCTGCTGCTCGCGGCCGGGCTCGCGCTCGCGACGGGCGCGCACGCCCAGTCGAATCTCCTCAACGTTTCGTACGACGTCGCGCGCGATGTCTATAAGGATTACAACCCGCTCTTCCAGAAGCACTGGAAGGAGAAAACCGGCGAGACCGTCGAAATCCGCCAATCGCATGCCGGCTCGTCGAAGCAGGCGCGTGCGGTCGCCGACGGCCTCGAGGCCGATGTCGTGACGATGAACCAGGCCACCGACGTCGACTTCCTCGCCGAGAAGGGGCTCGTCGCGACCGACTACGCGAAGCGCTTCCCGGACAACGCGTCGCCCTACACCTCGACGATGGTGTTCATCGTGCGCAAGGGCAATCCGAAAGGGATCAAGGACTGGAACGACATCGCGAAGCCGGGTGCCATGCAGCTGATCATCCCGCACCCCAAGAACACGGGCAACGGCCGTTATTCGTATCTCGCCGCGTGGGGCTACGCGCTGAAGCAGCCGGGCGGCAACGACAAGACTGCGCAGGAATTCGTCGGCAACTGGCTGAAGAATGCGCCGCTGTTCGGCTCCGGCGGGCGCGACGCGACGACGACGTTCATGCAGCGCCGGATCGGCGACGTGCTCGTGACGTTCGAATCCGAAGCCGAGCTGATCGCAAAGGAGTTCGGCCGCGGCGAGTTCGAGGTGGTGTATCCGAGCCTGTCGATCCTCGCCGAATTCCCGGTCGCGGTCGTCGAGAAAGTCGTCGACAAGAAAGGCACGCGCGAGCTCGCCCGCGCCTACCTCGAATACCTGTGGTCGAAGGAAGGCCAGGAGAACGCCGCGAAGAACTACCTGCGCCCGCGCGACCCGGAAGTGATGAAGAAATACGCTGCGGCGTTCCCGCCGATCAAGACTTTTACCGTCGATGAAGTGTTCGGCGGCTGGAGCAAGGCGGCCGCGACCCACTTCAAGGATGGCGGCACCTTCGACCAGATCTACGTTCAGAAGTAG
- the cysT gene encoding sulfate ABC transporter permease subunit CysT, with protein MFPAASKRDGVLPGFRLGLGYTLTYLTLLVLIPLAGMILFTGQMSWSDFWTTASSQRALASYRVTFGASLGAAAINALFGLIVAWVLVRYPFPGKRFIDALVDLPFALPTAVAGITLATLYAENGWIGQHLAKLGIQIAFTPLGIVVALIFVTLPFVVRTLQPVIEDIEAEVEEAAATLGATRWQTFTRVLLPGIFPAWLTGFTLAFSRAIGEFGSVIFIAGNMPLISEITPLLIISKLEQYDILGATALAVVMLVISFVMLLVINLLQWWAANRHAKNRDGDAPADASGALAIAGGQP; from the coding sequence ATGTTTCCTGCCGCAAGCAAACGCGACGGAGTCCTGCCCGGTTTCCGTCTCGGACTGGGTTACACGCTCACGTATCTGACCCTGCTGGTGCTGATCCCGCTTGCCGGCATGATCTTGTTCACCGGGCAGATGTCGTGGAGCGATTTCTGGACGACCGCGAGCAGCCAGCGCGCGCTTGCGTCCTACCGCGTGACTTTCGGGGCGTCGCTCGGGGCCGCCGCGATCAACGCGCTGTTCGGCCTGATCGTCGCATGGGTGCTGGTGCGTTATCCGTTCCCGGGCAAGCGCTTCATCGACGCGCTCGTCGATCTGCCGTTCGCGCTGCCGACTGCGGTCGCCGGCATCACGCTCGCGACGCTGTACGCGGAAAACGGCTGGATCGGCCAGCATCTCGCGAAGCTCGGCATCCAGATCGCGTTCACGCCGCTGGGCATCGTCGTTGCGTTGATCTTCGTCACGTTGCCGTTCGTCGTACGCACGCTGCAGCCGGTCATCGAGGATATCGAGGCGGAAGTCGAGGAAGCGGCCGCGACGCTCGGTGCGACCCGCTGGCAGACGTTCACGCGCGTGCTGCTGCCGGGAATCTTTCCCGCGTGGCTGACCGGCTTCACGCTCGCGTTCTCGCGTGCGATCGGGGAATTCGGTTCGGTGATCTTCATCGCCGGCAACATGCCGCTGATCTCGGAGATCACGCCGCTCCTGATCATCTCGAAGCTCGAACAGTACGACATCCTCGGCGCAACCGCGCTCGCGGTCGTCATGCTCGTGATCTCGTTCGTCATGCTGCTGGTGATCAACCTGCTGCAGTGGTGGGCGGCGAACCGCCACGCGAAGAACCGGGACGGAGATGCCCCGGCCGATGCTTCGGGCGCACTCGCGATCGCCGGGGGGCAGCCATGA
- the cysW gene encoding sulfate ABC transporter permease subunit CysW gives MTTTRRATAEPRWVRLLLTAVALGFLFLFLVLPLIAVFWEAFAQGAQVYWDALQEGEARSAMLLTLTIAALVLPFNIAFGVAAAWAIAKFEFRGKSLLTTLVDLPFAVSPVVAGLIFIILFGAQGFFGPWLAAHDIKIIFALPGMILATLFVTFPFVARELIPLMQAQGRDEEEAAVSLGASGWQMFWRVTLPNIKWGLMYGVILANARAMGEFGAVSVVSGHIRGETNTLPLHVEILYNEYNQIGAFAAATVLAFLGLVTLVAKTIVEWRMRRETEMLTAELPPEKTELPPSVATERP, from the coding sequence ATGACGACGACGCGGCGGGCCACCGCCGAGCCGCGCTGGGTTCGCCTGCTGCTGACCGCGGTCGCGCTCGGCTTCCTGTTCCTGTTCCTCGTGCTGCCGCTGATCGCGGTGTTCTGGGAAGCGTTCGCGCAAGGGGCGCAGGTGTACTGGGACGCGCTGCAGGAAGGCGAGGCGCGCTCGGCGATGCTGCTGACGCTGACGATCGCGGCGCTCGTGCTGCCGTTCAACATCGCGTTCGGCGTCGCCGCCGCGTGGGCGATCGCGAAATTCGAGTTTCGCGGCAAGAGCCTGCTGACGACGCTGGTCGACCTGCCGTTCGCGGTCTCGCCGGTCGTCGCCGGCCTGATTTTCATCATCCTGTTCGGCGCGCAAGGCTTCTTCGGCCCGTGGCTCGCCGCACACGACATCAAAATCATCTTCGCGCTGCCGGGCATGATCCTCGCGACGCTGTTCGTGACTTTCCCGTTCGTCGCGCGCGAGCTGATCCCGCTGATGCAGGCGCAGGGCCGCGACGAGGAGGAGGCCGCGGTGTCGCTCGGCGCCTCCGGCTGGCAGATGTTCTGGCGCGTGACGCTGCCGAACATCAAGTGGGGCCTGATGTACGGCGTGATCCTCGCCAATGCGCGCGCGATGGGCGAGTTCGGCGCGGTCAGCGTCGTCTCCGGCCACATCCGCGGCGAGACCAACACGCTGCCGCTGCACGTCGAGATCCTCTACAACGAATACAACCAGATCGGCGCGTTCGCCGCGGCGACGGTGCTCGCCTTCCTCGGCCTCGTCACGCTGGTCGCGAAGACCATCGTCGAATGGCGCATGCGCCGCGAAACCGAGATGCTGACTGCCGAACTGCCACCCGAGAAAACCGAACTGCCCCCGTCTGTCGCCACGGAACGCCCATGA
- a CDS encoding sulfate ABC transporter ATP-binding protein, whose amino-acid sequence MSIEIRNISKRFGNFVALDNLSLDIPTGELVALLGPSGCGKTTLLRIIAGMESPDGGNVLFGGEEATHVHARERQVGFVFQHYALFRHMSVFENVAFGLRVRPRKSRPSEAEIRERVMNLLKLVQLDWLANRYPSQLSGGQRQRIALARALAVEPKVLLLDEPFGALDTKVRKELRRWLRRLHDEMHISSVFVTHDQEEALEVADRVVVMNRGHIEQIGSPDEVYSSPASPFVYQFLGNVNVFHHRVHGGWAEVEREGEAPAAGSIAFVRPHDIDLDAAPISGGMKAVVSHVHRIGPLVRVELEHEAETIEVELTRERAANLELSPGRTVWFKPRQAKVFAAAAVPAPKQPFLF is encoded by the coding sequence ATGAGCATCGAAATCCGCAACATCAGCAAGCGCTTCGGCAACTTCGTCGCGCTCGACAACCTGTCGCTCGACATCCCGACCGGTGAGCTGGTCGCACTGCTCGGGCCCTCGGGCTGCGGCAAGACGACGCTCTTGCGCATCATCGCCGGCATGGAATCTCCGGACGGCGGCAACGTACTGTTCGGCGGCGAGGAGGCGACGCACGTGCATGCACGCGAACGCCAGGTCGGCTTCGTGTTCCAGCATTACGCGCTGTTCCGCCACATGTCGGTGTTCGAGAACGTCGCGTTCGGGCTGCGCGTGCGCCCGCGCAAATCGCGCCCGTCCGAAGCCGAGATCCGCGAGCGGGTGATGAACCTGCTGAAGCTCGTGCAGCTCGACTGGCTCGCGAACCGCTACCCGTCCCAGCTCTCGGGCGGGCAGCGGCAGCGGATCGCGCTCGCGCGCGCGCTCGCAGTCGAACCGAAAGTGCTGCTGCTCGACGAGCCCTTCGGCGCGCTCGACACGAAAGTGAGGAAGGAGCTGCGCCGCTGGCTGCGGCGGCTGCATGACGAGATGCACATCTCGTCGGTGTTCGTCACGCACGACCAGGAAGAGGCGCTGGAAGTCGCCGACCGCGTCGTCGTCATGAACCGCGGCCACATCGAGCAGATCGGCTCGCCGGACGAAGTGTATTCGAGCCCGGCGTCGCCGTTCGTCTACCAGTTCCTCGGCAACGTGAACGTTTTCCACCACCGCGTCCACGGCGGCTGGGCGGAAGTCGAGCGGGAAGGGGAGGCGCCCGCCGCCGGCTCGATCGCGTTCGTGCGCCCGCACGACATCGACCTCGACGCCGCTCCGATTTCGGGCGGCATGAAAGCCGTCGTCAGCCACGTGCACCGCATCGGACCGCTCGTGCGCGTCGAGCTCGAGCACGAGGCGGAGACGATCGAAGTCGAACTGACGCGCGAACGCGCCGCGAATCTCGAACTGTCGCCCGGCCGCACGGTGTGGTTCAAACCGCGGCAGGCGAAAGTGTTTGCCGCGGCTGCTGTGCCCGCGCCAAAGCAGCCCTTCCTGTTCTGA
- a CDS encoding GNAT family N-acetyltransferase — protein MPNIQPFLVPERIESARLVLRTFHPDDWPFLHEHYSDAESTRFTFRRALSESDSWYAMANMVGHWHLRGYGPYAVEEKATGKVLGAVGLWYPKDWPEPEIKWALTRRYWGKGYASEAARAVQAMAREHLPDVSLISFIHAENAASIALALAVGATFEKEMPFRGATWHIYRHPR, from the coding sequence ATGCCGAACATTCAACCGTTCCTGGTGCCCGAACGGATCGAATCTGCGCGCCTCGTGCTGCGCACGTTTCATCCCGACGACTGGCCGTTCCTGCACGAACACTACTCGGACGCCGAAAGCACGCGCTTCACCTTCCGGCGCGCGCTTTCCGAAAGCGACAGCTGGTACGCGATGGCGAACATGGTCGGGCACTGGCACCTCCGAGGTTACGGCCCCTACGCGGTCGAGGAGAAAGCGACCGGCAAGGTGCTCGGAGCGGTCGGGCTGTGGTACCCGAAGGACTGGCCGGAACCCGAAATCAAATGGGCGCTGACGCGACGGTACTGGGGCAAGGGCTACGCCAGCGAGGCGGCCCGCGCCGTGCAGGCGATGGCCAGAGAGCACCTTCCGGACGTCTCGCTGATCAGCTTCATCCACGCCGAGAACGCGGCATCGATCGCGCTGGCTTTGGCCGTCGGCGCGACGTTCGAAAAGGAAATGCCGTTTCGCGGCGCGACCTGGCACATCTACCGCCACCCGCGCTGA